The Thaumasiovibrio subtropicus genome window below encodes:
- a CDS encoding IS1182 family transposase (programmed frameshift), whose protein sequence is MLQEPTPQQYELEMVTMEQLVPKNHLVRKIDNAIDFEFIRDEVAHLYCKDNGRPPVDPVRLFKIILLGYIFGNKSERQLVKEIEVNVAYRWFLRMSLTEKVIHASTLSQNRIRRFNGTDVFERIFINIVEQAMSKGLVAGQELFTDSTHLKANANKNKHTNKVTAVRASTYLDMLDEDVALDREKAGKKPLKARESEPKTKNTKTSTTDPESGFMTRDNKPQGFFYLDHRTVDGQHGIILDTYTTAGNINDSQPYVQRLDYTLATFQLNPIAVGLDAGYFTAPVAESLERRAILGVFGYRRPSRTKNTFKKKHFTYDAQRDSYQCPNGQELLYKTTSRDAYREYHSAPKECALCPMRDDCTQSRNMKKVITRHIYSDAVERANQMRLSSYGKKTYRRRSETVERSFADAKQHHGHRYARFRGLANVQMQCWLAAAAQNIKKIALVMNYLRKIGLNMAEMRQILASVCLCNERKLLRTT, encoded by the exons ATGCTTCAAGAGCCTACTCCGCAACAATACGAACTGGAAATGGTGACGATGGAACAGTTAGTTCCTAAAAACCATTTAGTGCGTAAAATCGATAATGCTATCGACTTCGAATTCATTCGAGATGAAGTCGCTCATCTTTACTGTAAAGATAATGGACGCCCACCTGTTGACCCTGTCCGCCTCTTCAAAATCATCTTACTTGGCTACATCTTTGGCA ATAAAAGTGAGCGTCAGCTCGTCAAAGAGATTGAAGTGAATGTCGCTTACCGTTGGTTCTTGCGGATGTCATTAACAGAGAAAGTCATTCACGCTTCTACTCTCAGCCAGAACCGCATTCGTCGCTTTAATGGCACGGATGTATTCGAACGTATTTTTATCAATATCGTAGAGCAAGCCATGTCGAAAGGCTTGGTCGCGGGTCAAGAGCTCTTTACGGACAGTACTCATCTCAAAGCGAACGCCAACAAGAATAAACACACCAATAAAGTCACGGCGGTTCGTGCCAGTACCTATCTTGATATGCTGGATGAAGACGTCGCTTTAGACCGAGAAAAAGCAGGTAAGAAGCCACTTAAGGCTCGGGAGTCAGAGCCAAAAACAAAGAATACTAAAACCAGCACCACTGACCCAGAGAGTGGCTTCATGACTCGTGATAATAAGCCTCAAGGCTTCTTTTATCTCGACCATCGAACCGTTGATGGTCAACACGGAATTATTCTCGATACCTACACCACCGCGGGTAACATCAATGACTCACAGCCTTACGTTCAACGCTTAGATTACACGCTTGCCACATTCCAATTGAACCCGATAGCTGTTGGACTGGATGCGGGCTACTTTACTGCTCCAGTGGCGGAGTCACTTGAACGTCGAGCTATTCTTGGCGTGTTCGGTTATCGACGTCCATCTAGAACGAAAAATACGTTCAAAAAGAAACACTTTACTTACGATGCGCAAAGAGACAGCTACCAATGTCCGAATGGTCAGGAGTTGCTTTATAAAACGACCTCACGCGATGCGTATCGAGAATACCACTCAGCCCCCAAAGAATGTGCGCTCTGTCCAATGAGGGATGACTGTACTCAAAGCAGAAATATGAAGAAAGTGATTACACGGCATATCTATAGTGACGCAGTAGAGAGGGCAAACCAAATGCGGCTCTCTTCCTACGGCAAGAAGACTTATAGACGTCGAAGTGAAACAGTAGAACGTAGCTTTGCAGACGCTAAGCAACATCACGGTCATCGTTATGCTCGCTTCCGCGGTCTAGCCAATGTGCAAATGCAATGTTGGTTGGCAGCGGCAGCCCAAAACATCAAGAAGATAGCGCTGGTGATGAACTATCTCCGAAAAATAGGCTTAAACATGGCAGAAATGAGGCAAATACTTGCTTCTGTATGCCTATGTAATGAACGGAAACTTCTGCGCACGACATAG